The Acidimicrobiales bacterium genome includes a window with the following:
- a CDS encoding DUF2252 domain-containing protein → MAEPSSPRPSPSGADPHDISATSDERREAGRLARRKAPRAIMGRWGDDQRNQDALTTIVAQSQARIQELVPLRHRRMAASPWNYYRGAAAVMAADLAARPDSGLMVQLCGDAHVLNFGLWATPERNLMFDLRDFDETLPGPFEWDVKRFAASLVVAARHNGIGPATGDEAVAAGVEAYRKRMRRYTTMPELDIWYDGMHVERWMSYFEPADRGRVSIHIDKRRTRRTSRGAFAKLTTMAHGRPRITEDPPIRVAISDEEQADIVDHLFAEYRLTLQEDRRRLFDRFTAVDVVRQVVGVGSVGMRVYLVLMEGRTGADPLFLQVKQAGPSVYEAHARPSRHDNHGARVINGKRMVQSATDIFVGWGSLHGEDYYVRQFRDMKIIPTTELIAPVLVEFATACGETLARAHARTGDPVAIDGYIGKGPKFDAPIREFAHLYADQNERDHAQLVRAIDAGSEEAHTDSGSRY, encoded by the coding sequence ATGGCGGAGCCGAGCTCACCGAGACCATCGCCATCGGGCGCCGATCCCCACGACATCTCCGCGACGAGCGACGAGCGCCGAGAAGCCGGCAGGCTCGCGCGCCGGAAGGCACCGCGGGCGATCATGGGGCGCTGGGGCGACGACCAGCGCAACCAGGATGCACTGACGACGATCGTCGCTCAGAGTCAGGCCCGGATCCAAGAGCTGGTCCCCCTTCGCCACCGGCGGATGGCGGCCTCGCCTTGGAACTACTACCGGGGAGCTGCCGCGGTCATGGCCGCCGACCTTGCTGCTCGACCTGACAGTGGGCTGATGGTCCAGCTCTGCGGTGACGCCCACGTGCTGAACTTCGGCCTGTGGGCCACTCCGGAGCGGAACCTGATGTTCGACCTGCGCGACTTCGACGAGACGCTGCCAGGTCCGTTCGAGTGGGATGTCAAGCGCTTCGCCGCCAGCCTGGTGGTCGCCGCACGGCACAACGGCATCGGGCCAGCGACGGGAGATGAGGCGGTCGCGGCCGGCGTGGAGGCCTATCGCAAGCGCATGCGCCGTTACACCACGATGCCCGAGCTCGATATCTGGTACGACGGCATGCACGTCGAGAGGTGGATGAGCTACTTCGAGCCGGCGGACCGAGGCCGGGTGTCGATCCATATCGACAAAAGGCGCACCCGCCGCACGAGCCGTGGGGCGTTCGCAAAGCTCACGACGATGGCTCATGGGCGGCCCCGGATCACCGAAGACCCACCGATCCGCGTCGCCATCAGCGACGAGGAGCAGGCCGATATCGTCGACCACCTCTTCGCCGAGTACCGGCTCACCCTCCAGGAAGATCGACGGCGCCTGTTCGATCGGTTCACTGCGGTCGATGTCGTGCGCCAGGTGGTGGGAGTGGGCAGCGTGGGCATGCGGGTCTATCTGGTGCTCATGGAGGGCCGCACCGGCGCGGATCCCCTGTTCCTGCAGGTCAAGCAGGCTGGCCCGTCGGTCTACGAGGCCCATGCCCGCCCGAGCCGGCACGACAACCACGGCGCGCGTGTGATCAACGGCAAGCGGATGGTCCAGAGCGCCACCGACATCTTCGTCGGTTGGGGCTCGCTGCACGGCGAGGACTACTACGTGCGACAGTTCCGCGACATGAAGATCATTCCGACCACCGAGCTGATCGCTCCTGTCCTTGTCGAGTTCGCCACTGCGTGCGGCGAGACGCTGGCGCGGGCCCACGCCCGCACCGGCGACCCAGTGGCAATCGATGGCTACATCGGGAAGGGCCCGAAGTTCGACGCTCCCATCCGTGAGTTCGCTCACCTCTACGCCGATCAGAACGAGCGGGACCACGCTCAACTCGTCCGCGCCATCGACGCCGGGAGCGAAGAGGCTCACACGGATTCAGGCTCTCGGTACTGA
- a CDS encoding VOC family protein, whose translation MDWKLELVQVPVSDVDRSKAFYADMAGFNADNDVTVSDEIRFVQLTPPGSACSIAIGTGLTEMPPGAVQGLQLVVADIGPARAELVDRGVDVSEVQDFPWGSFVYFQDPDGNGWAVQQVPPR comes from the coding sequence ATGGACTGGAAGCTCGAGCTGGTACAGGTGCCGGTCTCGGACGTCGACCGCTCGAAGGCGTTCTACGCGGACATGGCCGGCTTCAATGCTGACAACGACGTCACGGTCAGCGATGAGATCCGCTTCGTGCAGCTGACCCCACCCGGGTCGGCGTGCTCGATCGCCATCGGGACGGGACTCACTGAGATGCCGCCGGGCGCCGTTCAGGGACTCCAGCTGGTCGTTGCCGACATCGGGCCAGCGCGGGCCGAGCTCGTCGATCGTGGTGTCGACGTCAGCGAGGTCCAGGACTTCCCTTGGGGTTCGTTCGTGTACTTCCAGGACCCCGACGGCAACGGATGGGCGGTGCAGCAGGTCCCACCTCGGTAG
- a CDS encoding cytochrome P450 — MTELGTVSLIDLMRDPAVRADPYPTYARLQAMGLVLPTVVGGWLISRHAEVFAVLRDNRFSSSSRHQGGYEQLAELGRQLGLSDLQDLMGRVMLFADPPDHTRLRRIVGKAFTARAVEDMRPRIAAIVDRMLDAVADDGGADLVEALAFPLPVTVISEMLGVPHEDHEILRSWTAEAVKALDPSDDMTVFFPAAEAIRALRTYFDELVRRRRQALGSDLLSALIEAEDHGDRLSHEELLDTAILLFGAGHETTVNLIAGGALNLLRHPGELGRLRADPTLIMSAVEELLRFGPPVQLTARIATVDVELAGQPIAAGTEVVALIAAANRDPDVFERPGRLDIGRRDNRHLSFGGGIHHCLGAPLARIEGQEAIGRLIRRFPSLTLADPEIEWKPTSTIRGPQRLALAW; from the coding sequence GTGACCGAGCTCGGAACCGTCTCGCTCATCGATCTGATGAGGGACCCGGCGGTCCGGGCGGACCCGTACCCCACCTACGCCCGGCTCCAGGCCATGGGCCTCGTCCTTCCCACCGTCGTGGGCGGCTGGCTCATCTCACGACACGCCGAGGTATTCGCCGTGCTGCGGGATAACCGTTTCAGCAGTAGCTCCCGCCACCAGGGCGGCTACGAGCAGCTCGCCGAGCTGGGCCGCCAGCTGGGCCTGTCCGACCTACAGGACCTCATGGGCAGGGTCATGCTCTTTGCTGACCCGCCCGACCACACCCGACTGCGTCGGATCGTGGGGAAAGCCTTCACCGCCCGCGCCGTCGAGGACATGCGTCCCCGCATCGCCGCCATCGTCGACCGAATGCTCGATGCAGTGGCTGACGACGGCGGGGCCGACCTGGTGGAGGCGCTGGCCTTCCCCCTCCCCGTAACAGTGATCAGCGAGATGTTGGGCGTACCGCACGAGGACCACGAGATACTGCGTAGTTGGACGGCAGAGGCGGTGAAGGCGCTCGACCCATCCGATGACATGACCGTGTTCTTCCCCGCGGCCGAAGCCATCCGGGCTCTGCGGACCTACTTCGACGAGCTCGTACGCCGCCGCCGCCAAGCGCTCGGCTCCGACCTGCTCAGCGCGCTGATCGAAGCCGAGGACCACGGCGACCGCCTCAGTCACGAGGAGCTGCTGGACACGGCGATCCTGCTGTTCGGCGCCGGGCACGAGACGACCGTCAACCTCATTGCGGGGGGCGCCCTCAACCTGCTGCGCCACCCTGGCGAGCTAGGCCGCCTGCGGGCCGATCCCACTCTCATCATGAGCGCCGTGGAGGAGCTCCTGCGCTTCGGCCCGCCGGTCCAGCTGACGGCGCGGATCGCGACGGTCGACGTCGAGCTCGCGGGCCAACCGATAGCGGCGGGCACCGAGGTCGTCGCGCTGATCGCCGCAGCCAACCGAGACCCCGATGTCTTCGAGCGTCCGGGCCGGCTGGACATCGGCCGCCGGGACAACCGTCATCTCTCCTTCGGCGGTGGCATCCATCATTGCCTCGGAGCGCCTCTCGCCCGCATCGAGGGCCAAGAGGCGATCGGGCGACTGATCCGTCGCTTTCCTTCCCTGACCCTCGCAGACCCCGAGATCGAATGGAAGCCGACATCCACCATCCGGGGACCCCAGCGACTGGCGCTGGCCTGGTAG
- a CDS encoding putative glycolipid-binding domain-containing protein: protein MKRDDRLGHHVLWHCAELASSEHAWLVDDEEGHKLAGVAALPLDDAPCHISYEVMVDHQWAPLAATATVTTAVQVSTIALVSVGQGRWTLDATPSPLLDGCGDVDLGWTPATNTIPIRRLALEVGETAPISAAWVRFPELDVVTSEQRYTRLGDGRWRYQSGDYDFELRTDVATGLVLAYGDDLWRVAAMAVGRPPT, encoded by the coding sequence ATGAAGCGGGATGACCGCCTCGGGCACCACGTCCTCTGGCACTGCGCCGAGCTCGCCAGTAGCGAGCACGCCTGGTTGGTCGACGACGAAGAGGGCCACAAGCTGGCGGGCGTGGCCGCGTTGCCACTCGACGATGCTCCGTGTCATATCAGCTACGAGGTCATGGTCGACCACCAGTGGGCCCCGCTCGCCGCCACCGCCACCGTCACGACGGCCGTCCAAGTGTCGACGATTGCGCTGGTATCGGTGGGACAGGGCCGGTGGACGCTCGACGCGACGCCGTCACCGCTCCTCGACGGCTGTGGAGACGTCGATCTCGGCTGGACGCCCGCCACCAACACGATCCCGATTCGGCGACTGGCGCTCGAGGTCGGAGAGACCGCGCCCATCTCGGCGGCCTGGGTGCGGTTCCCCGAGCTCGACGTTGTGACCAGCGAGCAGCGCTACACCCGTCTGGGCGATGGCAGGTGGCGGTATCAGTCGGGCGACTACGACTTCGAGCTCCGTACGGACGTGGCCACGGGCCTGGTCCTCGCCTACGGGGACGACCTCTGGCGGGTGGCGGCGATGGCCGTCGGACGCCCACCCACTTGA
- a CDS encoding Gfo/Idh/MocA family oxidoreductase, producing MERVRLGVVGAGNIAPLNLAGYLEHERCDVVAVCDPRAEVAERRAREWDVPRVYTRLEDLLDDRDIDAVEILTPTHLHKDHVVAAARAGKHVSCQKPVANSVTEARIMLAAAEEAGIVFRVSECFYHYPPLVEAKRLIADGAIGTPTMLRIRTVVGDTDSPFQSALDPTGYEWRFDSRSPGGHLFDDVVHKYAVALWLFPERIRSVQAVVRRGALFFEAPTAAIFEYERDDLLATMEVTHAPHMRLRTRYYGADEVFEVQGTDGFVWVTRATGEMLDLSPLLWHRSDGTMVSFSNLDADWGTGFRLASRAFVDALLEGTQPEMSGPRAIEVLQLCFAVYQASATRSPVDPATIESAASPPWWPKSARELLADADRLGLIPEGVDVDTLVEQLGLE from the coding sequence ATGGAGCGGGTGCGGCTCGGGGTGGTAGGCGCGGGGAACATCGCGCCCCTCAACCTGGCGGGCTACCTCGAGCACGAGCGCTGCGACGTTGTTGCGGTCTGTGACCCGCGCGCCGAGGTGGCCGAGCGCCGGGCGCGTGAGTGGGACGTACCCCGCGTCTATACACGTTTGGAGGATCTTCTCGACGACCGGGACATCGACGCAGTCGAGATCCTGACGCCAACCCACCTGCACAAGGACCACGTCGTCGCCGCGGCCCGCGCCGGCAAGCACGTCAGCTGCCAGAAGCCCGTCGCCAACAGCGTGACCGAGGCGCGGATCATGCTTGCTGCTGCGGAGGAGGCGGGGATCGTGTTCCGCGTCTCGGAGTGCTTCTATCACTATCCGCCCCTGGTCGAGGCGAAGCGGCTGATCGCCGACGGCGCCATCGGGACGCCCACGATGCTCCGCATCCGCACGGTCGTCGGCGACACCGACTCGCCCTTCCAGTCCGCTCTCGATCCCACTGGCTACGAGTGGCGGTTCGACAGCAGGAGCCCGGGGGGGCACCTCTTCGACGATGTCGTCCACAAGTACGCAGTTGCCTTGTGGCTGTTCCCTGAGCGGATCCGCAGCGTGCAGGCGGTCGTGCGCCGCGGAGCGCTGTTCTTCGAGGCCCCGACAGCGGCCATCTTCGAGTACGAACGTGACGATCTGCTGGCGACGATGGAAGTCACGCACGCGCCCCACATGCGACTACGGACCCGCTACTACGGCGCCGACGAGGTCTTCGAGGTGCAGGGCACCGACGGGTTCGTCTGGGTCACCCGAGCGACGGGCGAGATGCTCGACCTTTCTCCCCTGCTCTGGCACCGTTCCGACGGCACGATGGTCTCCTTCTCGAATCTGGACGCCGACTGGGGAACGGGCTTTCGCCTGGCATCTCGCGCCTTCGTCGACGCCCTGCTCGAGGGAACGCAGCCAGAGATGTCCGGCCCACGCGCCATCGAGGTCCTGCAGCTGTGCTTCGCCGTCTACCAGGCGTCCGCGACCCGGTCGCCCGTGGATCCGGCAACGATCGAGAGCGCGGCCTCGCCGCCGTGGTGGCCCAAGTCAGCACGGGAGCTGCTGGCCGACGCCGATCGCCTGGGGCTCATTCCCGAGGGTGTCGACGTGGACACACTCGTCGAGCAGCTCGGGCTGGAGTAG
- a CDS encoding MarR family transcriptional regulator encodes MAKDRAPDFQSVFWETRHDLAHAAMVAFSRHGVHEGQQFVLRCLWDDDGLSPGEVARRLGLATPTVTRAATRMEATGLLRREPHPTDRRLVRLVLTAKARGLEQVIGREMQELNDRALAGLTQTQRTSLIRALEAIQKNLADSG; translated from the coding sequence GTGGCCAAGGATCGCGCGCCTGACTTCCAGTCCGTCTTCTGGGAGACCAGGCACGACCTCGCCCACGCGGCGATGGTGGCGTTCTCGAGGCACGGTGTCCACGAGGGACAGCAGTTCGTCCTGCGCTGTCTGTGGGACGACGACGGCCTCAGCCCCGGCGAGGTGGCCCGGAGATTGGGTCTGGCCACGCCGACGGTGACCAGAGCCGCAACCCGGATGGAAGCGACCGGCCTATTGCGCCGCGAACCGCATCCCACCGACCGCCGTCTCGTCCGCCTCGTGCTGACCGCGAAGGCACGAGGACTCGAGCAGGTGATCGGTCGAGAGATGCAAGAGCTCAACGACCGGGCACTGGCAGGGCTCACCCAGACCCAGCGCACGAGCCTCATTCGTGCGCTCGAGGCGATCCAGAAGAATCTGGCCGACAGTGGCTGA
- a CDS encoding DEAD/DEAH box helicase: MIDSETDAFETAAFADAEGFATPEQRGLLEADAHAWRRVLERLVKETEETLASVRGVKGPERAQVVADCQATLRRLKAGYERAGWSPSDESAGLRSGGGPPTVDPVREARLQGSWSAGRLVVWAGGPGAAPADNGGLADRLEAIGAPPLGWEVHRDIRLPSGERAAALSIPLADGLGWLVEVGKSDTGTTATGSEQRQGREESAESEAVGKSLIWLGRVALLGVQLVMDGSVVPTLHRSRRQERSAQEEVAVEWTPALVGDSEIRNFARAMPPAVAAITPTPPGAVVRAVLTSVVNAIVTQAAARVDVPAPPPVTSSAALVAEAVVTRLDGSTFTAPTRAAAEVSTQLARWAAPVTGGDRPVLTVALDAPDDSGAWLLSVLGQGADGTLLPIERALADSKSSGPLGDELLRLERAFPALLRAGAARRGQVYLGPDEAWDLMTRTGPSLRSAGFDVRAPALSRRRPAARLHLSTTSSGDTAVGARQLSDVRWSVVFDDVQLSADEVTRLAAEARPLVRSRGRWVELDRADLDAAAEALVERSASTQMTGAEVLRYAVGLEGSPLAGGLTVEGEGWAADLLRRAETAATEPVDAPEGFQGELRHYQADALGWLEFLDTVELGGCLALDMGLGKTPIVLAHALRDVGSGPTLVIAPAAVVGNWASEAARFTPSLRVVVHHGTARSSAADLTAEAAGADIVVTTYGTALRDVDALAAVEWTRLVVDEAQALKNPASDTARELRRIPAGARLALTGTPIENGLGDLWAILDFTNPGLVGSRPAFMAQLSGEPDAALSALNGILVFRHTKDEPAIATELPDKVDELDHCAMSAEQIGLYQAVLNGLVTHTADIDDSRKAKQGEILAAITALKQICNHPAAYHDDGRPLEGRSGKLARLEELVDAIFSADERVLVFTHFAEWGKRLADHLTDRTGVPIACYHGGLARRARDAMVGEFQESKGAGALVLSLKAGGTGLNLTAASHVVLYDRWWNPAVEDQARDRAWRIGQNHTVVSHRLICPGTVDERVEEIVAGKRRVADLVLPRSSSLADLEPEQLRSALGLREDTLLTEDDG; the protein is encoded by the coding sequence GTGATCGACAGCGAGACCGACGCCTTCGAGACAGCCGCCTTCGCGGATGCGGAAGGATTCGCTACACCGGAGCAGCGGGGGCTGCTCGAGGCTGACGCGCATGCCTGGCGGCGAGTGCTGGAGCGGCTCGTGAAGGAGACGGAGGAGACGCTGGCGTCGGTCCGAGGCGTCAAGGGTCCCGAGCGGGCCCAGGTCGTCGCGGATTGCCAAGCCACGCTACGGCGTCTCAAAGCCGGGTACGAGCGCGCCGGATGGTCGCCGTCAGATGAGTCCGCTGGCCTCAGGAGCGGTGGTGGCCCTCCGACGGTGGATCCCGTGCGAGAGGCTCGTCTGCAAGGCTCGTGGTCGGCCGGCCGCCTCGTCGTTTGGGCTGGTGGTCCGGGCGCCGCGCCCGCCGACAACGGTGGGCTGGCGGATCGTCTCGAGGCAATCGGTGCGCCACCGCTCGGGTGGGAGGTGCACCGAGACATCCGGCTCCCGAGCGGCGAGCGGGCGGCGGCGTTGTCGATCCCGCTGGCGGACGGACTGGGGTGGCTCGTCGAGGTCGGCAAGTCCGACACCGGGACGACGGCTACGGGCAGCGAGCAACGCCAGGGCCGAGAGGAATCCGCTGAGAGCGAGGCGGTGGGGAAGAGCCTGATCTGGCTCGGACGGGTGGCCCTCCTCGGCGTGCAGCTGGTCATGGACGGATCGGTCGTCCCGACGCTGCACAGGAGCAGGCGGCAGGAACGATCGGCGCAGGAGGAAGTCGCCGTGGAGTGGACACCCGCTCTTGTGGGCGACTCGGAGATAAGGAACTTCGCCAGGGCGATGCCCCCCGCCGTCGCAGCGATCACGCCCACCCCGCCTGGTGCAGTCGTTCGCGCTGTCCTCACCTCCGTGGTCAACGCCATCGTCACCCAGGCCGCGGCGCGGGTCGACGTCCCTGCGCCTCCACCCGTCACGTCATCGGCCGCGTTGGTGGCCGAGGCAGTCGTCACCCGTCTCGATGGCTCGACGTTCACGGCGCCGACCCGAGCCGCGGCGGAGGTATCGACTCAGCTCGCCCGATGGGCCGCCCCGGTTACCGGGGGTGACCGACCGGTCCTCACCGTGGCGCTCGATGCTCCCGACGACAGCGGAGCGTGGTTGCTGTCCGTTCTCGGCCAGGGAGCTGACGGAACACTCCTACCGATCGAGCGGGCGCTCGCTGACTCCAAGAGCTCCGGACCTCTCGGAGACGAGCTCCTGCGCCTCGAGCGGGCCTTTCCCGCCTTGCTGCGCGCCGGTGCGGCGCGCCGGGGCCAGGTGTACCTGGGCCCGGACGAGGCCTGGGATCTGATGACCAGGACCGGCCCCTCGCTTCGTAGCGCCGGCTTCGATGTCCGCGCGCCCGCCCTGTCCCGGCGCAGACCGGCAGCCCGGCTGCACCTGTCCACGACCTCATCGGGCGACACCGCCGTCGGCGCGCGACAGCTCTCCGACGTGCGTTGGTCGGTCGTCTTCGACGACGTCCAGCTGTCCGCCGACGAGGTGACTCGGCTCGCCGCGGAGGCTCGACCGCTGGTTCGCTCTCGAGGCAGATGGGTCGAGCTCGACCGTGCCGACCTCGATGCCGCAGCCGAGGCTCTGGTGGAGCGTTCCGCGAGCACACAGATGACTGGTGCCGAGGTCCTGCGCTACGCCGTGGGCCTCGAGGGATCTCCGCTTGCCGGCGGTCTCACGGTGGAGGGTGAGGGGTGGGCCGCCGACCTGCTGCGCAGGGCCGAGACCGCCGCCACCGAGCCGGTTGACGCACCCGAAGGATTCCAGGGTGAGCTGCGCCACTACCAGGCCGACGCGCTCGGTTGGCTGGAGTTCCTCGACACCGTCGAGCTCGGCGGCTGCCTCGCCCTGGACATGGGACTCGGCAAGACGCCGATCGTGCTGGCCCATGCCCTCCGCGATGTGGGCAGCGGCCCGACTCTCGTGATTGCGCCGGCCGCCGTCGTCGGTAACTGGGCGTCGGAGGCCGCCCGGTTCACACCGTCGTTGCGGGTCGTCGTGCACCACGGCACCGCCCGGTCGTCGGCAGCCGATCTCACGGCTGAAGCAGCGGGAGCCGACATCGTCGTGACGACCTACGGCACCGCCCTGCGCGATGTCGACGCATTAGCAGCGGTGGAATGGACCCGTCTCGTGGTCGACGAGGCTCAGGCCCTGAAGAACCCAGCCAGCGACACGGCACGGGAGCTGCGCCGGATCCCGGCCGGCGCACGCCTCGCCCTCACTGGTACTCCGATCGAGAACGGCCTCGGAGACCTGTGGGCCATCCTCGATTTCACGAACCCCGGGTTGGTCGGATCCCGCCCGGCCTTCATGGCCCAACTCAGTGGCGAGCCGGACGCGGCACTGAGCGCGCTGAACGGCATCCTGGTGTTCAGGCATACCAAGGACGAGCCCGCCATTGCCACCGAGCTTCCCGACAAGGTGGATGAGCTCGACCACTGCGCCATGAGCGCCGAGCAGATAGGCCTCTACCAGGCGGTCCTGAACGGGCTCGTCACGCACACGGCCGACATCGATGATTCCCGCAAGGCCAAGCAGGGAGAGATCCTCGCTGCCATCACGGCCCTCAAGCAGATATGCAACCATCCCGCCGCCTACCACGACGACGGGCGCCCCCTCGAAGGTCGGTCTGGCAAGCTGGCGCGCCTCGAGGAGCTCGTCGATGCCATCTTCAGTGCCGACGAACGCGTGCTGGTGTTCACGCACTTCGCAGAGTGGGGCAAGCGCCTCGCCGATCACCTGACCGACCGGACCGGCGTACCGATCGCCTGTTACCACGGCGGGCTGGCCCGCCGGGCCCGCGACGCCATGGTCGGTGAGTTCCAGGAGAGCAAGGGCGCCGGCGCCCTTGTCCTGTCTCTGAAGGCAGGCGGTACCGGACTGAACCTGACCGCAGCGAGCCACGTCGTCCTGTACGACCGCTGGTGGAACCCTGCGGTCGAGGATCAGGCCCGCGACAGGGCTTGGCGTATTGGCCAAAATCATACCGTCGTCTCCCACCGGCTCATCTGCCCCGGAACGGTGGATGAACGCGTCGAGGAGATCGTTGCCGGGAAGCGGCGAGTGGCCGACCTCGTGCTGCCACGATCGAGCTCCCTCGCTGATCTCGAGCCCGAGCAGCTCCGTTCCGCGCTGGGCCTGCGGGAGGACACCTTGTTGACCGAGGACGACGGATGA
- a CDS encoding pyridoxamine 5'-phosphate oxidase family protein, which yields MPAIALTHSEQQFLAGQQQGRLATVAPGGFPHVKPVGFSYNVELGSIDIGGW from the coding sequence GTGCCAGCCATAGCACTCACTCATTCCGAACAGCAGTTCCTCGCCGGCCAGCAGCAGGGGCGGCTTGCGACCGTGGCGCCAGGAGGTTTCCCCCACGTGAAGCCGGTCGGCTTCTCGTACAACGTCGAGCTCGGCTCGATCGACATCGGTGGGTGGTAG
- a CDS encoding pyridoxamine 5'-phosphate oxidase family protein produces MAALQDLLDRSITTAGAHLSSIITPDRRLTAQELCERLTGMRLLALATVTADGRPLVGPVDGIFYRGAFYFGSSPDSVRFRHIRRRPHVSATHLPGEELAVTVHGRATPADVRSTEGAGFRQALLGVYLPRYGSEWETFLDSGPTYARIDADKMFTFHMTDDG; encoded by the coding sequence TTGGCGGCGCTCCAGGACCTCCTCGATCGCAGCATCACGACCGCGGGCGCCCACCTGTCGAGCATCATCACTCCGGACCGGCGCCTGACCGCTCAGGAGCTGTGCGAACGGCTGACGGGCATGCGACTCCTGGCGCTGGCGACCGTGACCGCGGACGGGCGACCCCTCGTCGGCCCCGTTGACGGGATCTTCTATCGAGGCGCGTTCTACTTCGGGTCCTCACCGGACTCCGTGAGGTTTCGCCACATCCGCCGTCGCCCCCACGTCAGCGCCACCCATCTGCCGGGGGAAGAGCTGGCCGTGACGGTCCATGGGCGGGCCACGCCAGCGGACGTGCGCAGCACCGAAGGCGCCGGCTTTCGACAGGCCCTTCTCGGTGTGTACCTCCCAAGATACGGGAGCGAATGGGAGACTTTCCTCGATTCCGGGCCGACGTACGCTCGCATCGACGCCGACAAGATGTTCACCTTCCACATGACCGACGACGGCTGA
- a CDS encoding pyridoxamine 5'-phosphate oxidase family protein, with translation MTTIDERFSEPGADPTSWEETRRALETAELFWITTVRSDGRPHVSPLVAVWLDGAIHFSTGPTEQKALNLRHNSHVILMTGCNRWNEGLDVVVEGDAVPVTDDELLRRLAHAWTTKWDGRWRYEARSGAFHHQGGGPALVFSVTPTKILAFGKGSFTHTRHRF, from the coding sequence ATGACGACGATCGATGAGCGATTCAGCGAACCCGGCGCCGATCCGACATCGTGGGAAGAGACCCGTCGGGCGCTGGAGACCGCCGAGCTCTTCTGGATCACGACAGTCAGGAGCGATGGTCGGCCTCACGTCTCGCCCCTGGTCGCCGTCTGGCTGGACGGCGCCATCCACTTCTCCACCGGCCCCACCGAGCAGAAGGCCCTCAACCTCCGACACAACTCTCACGTGATCCTCATGACCGGCTGCAACCGATGGAACGAGGGCCTCGACGTCGTCGTGGAGGGCGACGCCGTGCCCGTCACCGACGACGAGCTGCTCCGTCGCCTCGCTCACGCCTGGACGACCAAGTGGGACGGACGATGGCGGTACGAGGCGCGCAGCGGCGCCTTTCACCATCAGGGTGGAGGTCCGGCCCTGGTGTTCTCGGTGACCCCCACCAAGATCCTCGCCTTCGGCAAGGGCAGCTTCACCCACACCCGTCACCGATTCTGA
- the ligD gene encoding non-homologous end-joining DNA ligase has product MAETDTSSRVDLPVEGRTVRITNPDRVYFPALGVTKLDLIRYYVSVGDGILRALRDRPCMLHRFPRGVDGEKVHQKRIPSGSPDWIETVRVDFPSGRHADELCVTELASVIWAVQMSTVEFHPWNCRRTDVERPDEWRIDLDPMPECDFDTVRRVAHVAQEVLTELGATGWPKTSGGSGLHIYVRIEASWSFGDVRRAALAFAREVERRAPTMATTTWWRKDREPGKVFVDYNQNSRDHTIAAAYSVRGVSRATVSTPIMWDEIDDVVPGDCTVSTVGGRFAKLGDLHAGIDAAVYSLDELIEWAERDEREGDRLADDE; this is encoded by the coding sequence GTGGCTGAGACCGACACATCATCGCGGGTCGATCTCCCGGTCGAGGGACGGACCGTCCGAATCACAAACCCCGATCGCGTCTACTTCCCGGCGCTCGGCGTGACCAAGCTCGACCTGATTCGCTACTACGTGAGCGTCGGAGACGGGATTCTTCGGGCCTTGCGTGACCGGCCCTGTATGTTGCACCGGTTTCCCCGGGGCGTCGACGGCGAGAAGGTCCATCAGAAGCGAATCCCGAGCGGCTCCCCGGACTGGATCGAGACCGTGCGTGTCGACTTCCCCTCGGGCCGACACGCCGACGAGCTGTGCGTGACCGAGTTGGCCAGCGTCATCTGGGCGGTGCAGATGTCGACAGTCGAGTTTCATCCCTGGAACTGCCGTCGCACAGACGTCGAACGGCCCGACGAATGGCGCATCGACCTCGACCCGATGCCCGAATGCGACTTTGACACCGTACGACGCGTCGCCCACGTCGCACAGGAGGTGCTGACAGAGCTCGGGGCTACGGGGTGGCCGAAGACCTCGGGCGGCTCAGGCCTGCACATCTACGTGCGCATCGAGGCGAGCTGGAGTTTCGGGGACGTCCGGCGGGCGGCGTTGGCCTTCGCCCGCGAGGTCGAGCGCCGGGCTCCGACGATGGCCACCACCACGTGGTGGCGCAAAGACCGAGAGCCGGGCAAGGTCTTCGTCGACTACAACCAGAACAGCCGAGACCACACCATCGCTGCCGCGTACTCGGTCCGCGGGGTGAGCAGGGCGACGGTCTCGACGCCCATCATGTGGGACGAGATCGACGATGTCGTACCTGGTGACTGCACCGTCTCCACCGTCGGGGGACGGTTCGCGAAGCTCGGCGACCTTCACGCTGGAATCGACGCGGCGGTCTACTCCCTCGACGAGCTGATCGAATGGGCCGAGCGCGACGAGCGCGAGGGTGATCGACTCGCCGACGACGAATGA